The Terriglobia bacterium genome includes a region encoding these proteins:
- a CDS encoding BON domain-containing protein: protein MRVKNLMATLAAFLLCVAIGCTSNKANTPDVKDQVSKALANAGYKDVKVATNNDKQLVTLSGDVKTQEDKNKAEDVAKSAASGFVVSNEIGVRPDGVEGDAKKIDSNIDSAIEKDFKAVIIANRLEKQHIRFDAKNGVLTLKGDVDTAGQRQQVEKLAASVPNVQQVVNELDVKGAKRRSS from the coding sequence ATGCGCGTGAAAAACTTAATGGCAACTCTTGCCGCATTTCTGCTTTGTGTGGCGATTGGCTGCACATCCAATAAAGCCAACACACCTGACGTGAAAGACCAGGTTTCTAAAGCCCTGGCAAATGCCGGCTACAAAGATGTAAAGGTCGCCACGAACAATGACAAACAACTTGTCACTCTCAGCGGCGACGTGAAGACCCAGGAAGATAAAAACAAGGCTGAAGACGTGGCCAAGAGCGCGGCCAGCGGGTTTGTGGTTTCAAATGAAATCGGCGTTCGTCCGGACGGCGTGGAAGGCGATGCAAAGAAAATCGATTCCAATATAGATTCCGCGATCGAAAAAGACTTCAAGGCTGTGATCATCGCGAACCGACTGGAAAAACAGCACATCCGCTTTGACGCCAAGAATGGCGTGCTCACGTTGAAAGGCGATGTTGATACAGCCGGACAGCGCCAGCAGGTGGAAAAACTTGCCGCCAGCGTTCCTAACGTCCAACAGGTTGTGAATGAGCTGGATGTGAAAGGCGCAAAGCGCAGATCTTCTTAA
- a CDS encoding D-glycerate dehydrogenase, with protein MSKTFRIYATCHIGGAAENLLRERGYDLEIFPGPEAPPKNVILEKVGSGIDGLITTLRDPIDAEVFEAGKGTLKVVSQVAVGFDNINRAEANRYKVPFTNTAEVLNDATAEFTFLMMGTLSRRMWDSEKMVRDQKWGAWHPFLPFLGDEISGKTIAVIGTGRIGLALIKKCIGFDMNVLCYDPVYQNHLFAAHVQQVMDLRAKLGMVKEKNWIKYVNLEEALSEADYVSLHVPLVRDGKSPTYHLINERTLKLMRKDAYLINAARGPVVDEKALAKALKERWIAGAALDVFGKEPLPADSPLLDPQIEDRCRLFHHFASAGRITRLSTDPGKGMAGRCIQGLLDVLEGNYGGDKTLMPYVVNKEAWTGSGADGEGI; from the coding sequence ATGTCCAAAACATTTCGCATCTATGCTACCTGTCATATCGGAGGCGCAGCGGAAAACCTGCTACGCGAGCGTGGCTATGACCTTGAGATTTTTCCCGGCCCGGAAGCACCGCCCAAAAACGTGATCCTGGAAAAAGTCGGCTCTGGCATCGACGGGCTGATCACCACGTTGCGCGATCCCATCGATGCAGAAGTGTTTGAAGCTGGTAAAGGCACGCTGAAAGTGGTTTCGCAGGTCGCGGTCGGCTTTGACAATATCAATCGCGCTGAAGCCAACCGCTACAAGGTCCCGTTCACCAATACGGCGGAAGTCCTCAATGACGCGACAGCTGAATTCACCTTCTTAATGATGGGAACACTGTCACGCCGCATGTGGGACAGCGAGAAGATGGTGCGCGACCAGAAGTGGGGCGCGTGGCACCCGTTTCTTCCCTTCCTGGGAGACGAAATTTCCGGCAAGACGATTGCCGTGATCGGCACCGGACGCATTGGCCTGGCGCTGATCAAAAAATGCATTGGCTTTGATATGAACGTGCTTTGCTACGATCCGGTTTATCAAAATCATCTTTTCGCTGCACACGTGCAGCAGGTGATGGACCTGCGGGCAAAGCTCGGGATGGTAAAGGAAAAGAATTGGATCAAATACGTAAACCTGGAAGAAGCGCTGTCAGAAGCTGATTATGTGAGCCTGCACGTGCCTCTTGTGCGTGACGGAAAGTCACCCACCTACCACCTGATCAATGAGCGCACGCTGAAGCTCATGCGCAAGGATGCCTACCTGATCAATGCCGCGCGCGGCCCGGTGGTTGACGAAAAAGCATTGGCCAAAGCGCTTAAAGAACGCTGGATCGCCGGAGCTGCTCTGGACGTATTCGGAAAAGAGCCGCTGCCGGCAGACTCGCCGCTGCTCGATCCCCAGATTGAAGATCGCTGCCGGCTGTTTCACCACTTTGCCAGCGCCGGTCGGATTACGCGGCTCTCCACCGATCCGGGAAAAGGTATGGCTGGACGCTGCATTCAAGGGCTGCTCGACGTGCTGGAAGGAAATTACGGCGGCGACAAAACGCTGATGCCGTACGTGGTGAACAAAGAAGCGTGGACAGGATCGGGCGCGGACGGTGAAGGGATTTAA
- a CDS encoding ERAP1-like C-terminal domain-containing protein translates to MPTRHILRRIVLFILLFTTGAISQAPVGIPRDLARLRAQQLKDVRYQLSFTITPKSDSVSGHEELRFVQNADDRGILPEWLDFREGSVSSLTVNGQPASTEIQNGHVELPAKLLKLDENVVVIDFKAPVAPAGKAITRFEDKDDGSEYIYTLFVPMDAEMAFPCFDQPDLKAKFKLKVDAPAGWVVISNTSGVMTVTEVTDGPVGPDPSVPQGHGFTRTEFTETQPISTYLFAFAAGPFQKVHDTPGLPGLYVRKSKLQKAEAEAEAAAVQQITADGIKYLSDYFAHPFPFPKYDMVMIPGFAYGGMEHAGATFLREESILFRTAPTHSDRLNRDILLLHELTHQWFGDLVTMRWFDDLWLKEGFAQYMAYHALNSLKPNENVWKRFYQAIKPAAYAIDSTQGTTPIYQDIPNLKDAKSAYGAIVYSKAPGVIKQLAFVVGEDQFRDGLRLYLKEHAYANAEWNDLVRALERTSKKPLGPWADAWIRRRGMPQVDVEWACGVKGDLTATRVTVSQKDVLAEGGLWPIATKVLVNYGKTETQTRIEWKTAKTEFITGKGGACPRYVFANYQDEAYGRFLLDPVSRKAVMADLGSMNDVFKRTLFWGSLWDSVREAEMDPRDYINLALRNLPTEKDESLAQSIIGRTITALHRYVSTETREQLAPKMEALAADQMLQSPSQDMRITWFRALRGVAETEKARAQLKDMLNGKLTVPGVELRTLDRWNIVESLVAQNDPDAPAVLAAEEKRDPSGDGKKYAYMAAAARPDAETKKHYFDEYLHDTSRPEDWIEISLGSFNWWNQSDLTLPYLGPALDALPQVKRERKIFFMLAWLNAFIGGQQSAAAQKQVHDLLDKAELDKDLRLKILEVVDELDRTVKIRAKYR, encoded by the coding sequence ATGCCTACCCGCCACATACTACGAAGGATTGTCCTGTTCATTTTGCTTTTCACTACGGGTGCTATTTCCCAGGCTCCCGTGGGCATCCCCCGCGATCTGGCGAGGCTTCGGGCGCAACAGCTCAAAGATGTTCGCTACCAGCTCAGCTTCACCATTACGCCGAAGTCGGATTCTGTGAGCGGGCATGAGGAACTGCGGTTTGTACAGAATGCGGACGACCGCGGCATTCTGCCGGAGTGGCTGGATTTTCGCGAAGGCTCCGTAAGTAGCTTGACCGTAAACGGCCAGCCGGCGTCGACTGAGATACAAAATGGTCACGTTGAGCTGCCGGCTAAGCTGCTCAAGCTGGATGAGAACGTTGTCGTAATCGACTTCAAAGCGCCGGTCGCGCCGGCGGGCAAGGCCATCACACGGTTTGAAGACAAGGACGACGGCAGCGAATACATCTATACGCTCTTTGTCCCGATGGACGCCGAGATGGCGTTTCCGTGCTTTGATCAGCCGGACTTGAAGGCAAAGTTCAAACTAAAAGTGGACGCACCGGCAGGCTGGGTGGTGATCTCGAACACCTCAGGAGTGATGACAGTCACGGAGGTCACGGACGGACCAGTCGGACCTGATCCGAGTGTGCCGCAAGGGCACGGCTTTACGCGCACTGAGTTCACCGAGACGCAGCCAATCAGCACTTATCTCTTCGCCTTTGCCGCAGGGCCGTTTCAGAAAGTGCATGACACGCCGGGACTGCCGGGGCTTTACGTGCGCAAATCGAAATTGCAGAAAGCTGAAGCTGAAGCTGAAGCCGCTGCTGTTCAACAGATCACGGCGGACGGAATCAAATATCTCTCTGACTATTTTGCTCATCCGTTTCCCTTCCCCAAGTACGACATGGTGATGATTCCCGGCTTTGCCTACGGAGGCATGGAGCATGCCGGCGCAACGTTTCTGCGGGAAGAATCGATTCTCTTCCGCACGGCTCCCACGCACAGCGACCGCCTGAATCGCGACATATTGCTGCTGCACGAGCTTACGCACCAGTGGTTCGGCGACCTGGTGACCATGCGCTGGTTTGACGATCTCTGGCTCAAAGAGGGTTTCGCGCAGTACATGGCGTATCACGCATTGAATTCACTCAAGCCGAACGAAAACGTGTGGAAGCGTTTTTATCAGGCGATCAAGCCCGCGGCCTATGCCATTGATTCAACTCAAGGCACAACGCCGATTTATCAGGACATTCCTAACCTGAAAGATGCCAAGTCGGCCTATGGAGCAATCGTCTATTCCAAAGCGCCCGGCGTGATCAAGCAACTGGCGTTTGTTGTGGGCGAGGACCAGTTCCGCGACGGTCTTCGGCTCTACCTGAAGGAACACGCCTATGCGAATGCGGAATGGAACGATCTGGTGCGGGCGCTTGAGCGAACTTCAAAGAAACCGCTGGGACCGTGGGCAGATGCGTGGATCAGGCGCAGAGGCATGCCACAGGTAGATGTGGAGTGGGCATGTGGAGTAAAGGGCGATTTGACTGCGACGCGCGTCACCGTGTCGCAGAAAGACGTGTTGGCCGAAGGCGGCTTGTGGCCCATTGCAACAAAGGTCCTGGTGAATTATGGGAAGACCGAGACGCAAACGCGGATTGAATGGAAGACGGCAAAGACAGAATTTATTACCGGAAAAGGCGGAGCGTGTCCGCGTTATGTCTTTGCCAACTATCAGGACGAAGCTTACGGGCGATTCCTGCTCGATCCTGTCAGCCGCAAAGCGGTAATGGCTGACCTGGGAAGCATGAATGACGTCTTCAAGCGCACGCTGTTCTGGGGGTCGCTGTGGGATTCCGTCCGCGAAGCGGAGATGGATCCACGAGACTACATCAATCTGGCACTGCGCAATCTCCCAACAGAGAAAGATGAGTCTCTGGCACAAAGCATTATCGGCCGCACGATTACCGCGCTACATCGCTATGTCTCGACAGAGACGCGCGAGCAGTTGGCGCCGAAGATGGAAGCGTTGGCCGCCGACCAGATGCTCCAATCACCTTCGCAGGACATGCGGATTACATGGTTTCGCGCGTTGCGCGGCGTGGCGGAGACTGAGAAAGCCCGCGCCCAGCTTAAAGACATGCTGAACGGCAAGCTTACCGTCCCGGGCGTTGAGTTGCGGACGCTGGACCGATGGAACATTGTGGAATCCTTAGTCGCACAGAATGATCCTGACGCGCCAGCAGTGCTGGCGGCAGAAGAAAAGCGCGATCCTTCAGGCGACGGCAAGAAATATGCCTACATGGCGGCTGCGGCGCGCCCAGACGCGGAAACCAAAAAACATTATTTCGATGAATACCTGCATGATACGTCGCGTCCGGAAGACTGGATTGAAATAAGCCTGGGCAGCTTCAACTGGTGGAACCAATCTGACCTAACGCTTCCCTACCTCGGTCCGGCGCTGGATGCCCTGCCGCAGGTAAAGCGGGAGCGAAAAATCTTTTTTATGTTGGCCTGGCTCAATGCTTTCATCGGCGGTCAGCAATCCGCGGCGGCCCAGAAGCAGGTACATGATCTTCTGGACAAGGCTGAACTGGACAAGGATTTAAGGCTAAAAATACTTGAGGTTGTGGATGAATTGGACCGCACCGTAAAAATCAGGGCTAAATATAGATAA
- a CDS encoding pyridoxal phosphate-dependent aminotransferase: MTPVTTPTELRLAKRMARLGTETAFETLAKARALEAQGRSIIHLEIGEPDFDTPANVIEAGVDAIHKGYTHYMPSAGMPALRETVAAEVTRTHGVPVAADEVVIVPGGKPTIYFTFTALVEEGDEVIYPNPGFPIYESLINFTGATPVPLQMREEKDFRLDPNELADLITDRTKLIVLNSPHNPTGSVVTEQDVKDIAAAIGDRDIMVLSDEIYSRLIFEGRHHSLMSLPGWRDRVIMLDGWSKTYAMTGWRLGYGVMRKDLAAQFGRLMTNVNSCSASFTQMAGMEALKGDQASVDNMREQFHARRDKFITGLNNIKGFSCRLPHGAFYAFPNVQKTGWTSKKLAEAMLNEAGVACLAGTAFGKFGEGYLRFSIANSMENLDEALKRIDGWAKKNL, encoded by the coding sequence ATGACCCCAGTCACTACCCCAACAGAATTGCGGCTGGCCAAACGTATGGCCCGCCTGGGAACTGAAACCGCTTTTGAAACCCTTGCCAAGGCCCGCGCTCTTGAGGCGCAGGGCAGAAGCATTATCCATCTGGAGATCGGCGAGCCGGATTTTGACACACCGGCAAATGTAATTGAAGCCGGAGTGGACGCCATCCACAAGGGATACACGCATTACATGCCGTCCGCCGGAATGCCGGCCCTGCGTGAAACCGTGGCAGCGGAAGTTACGCGCACACACGGCGTGCCGGTAGCCGCGGACGAAGTCGTCATCGTGCCGGGCGGCAAACCGACGATCTACTTTACTTTTACCGCGCTGGTGGAAGAAGGCGATGAGGTCATTTATCCCAACCCCGGCTTTCCTATTTATGAGTCGCTGATCAACTTCACCGGCGCCACGCCCGTTCCCTTGCAGATGCGGGAAGAAAAGGATTTCCGGCTAGACCCCAACGAGTTGGCTGACCTGATCACTGACCGCACCAAGCTGATTGTGCTCAACTCTCCGCACAATCCCACCGGCAGCGTGGTGACAGAGCAGGATGTGAAAGACATTGCCGCGGCCATAGGCGATCGCGACATCATGGTGCTCTCCGATGAAATTTACAGCCGCCTGATTTTTGAAGGCCGCCATCATTCGCTCATGTCGCTTCCCGGCTGGAGAGATCGCGTGATCATGCTGGATGGCTGGTCCAAGACCTATGCCATGACCGGTTGGCGCCTGGGCTATGGCGTAATGCGCAAAGATCTGGCCGCGCAGTTTGGCCGATTGATGACCAACGTGAACTCATGCAGCGCCAGCTTTACTCAAATGGCAGGCATGGAAGCACTCAAGGGTGACCAGGCGTCCGTGGACAACATGCGTGAACAGTTTCACGCGCGGCGCGATAAGTTCATTACCGGACTCAACAACATCAAGGGCTTCAGCTGCCGATTGCCGCATGGCGCGTTCTATGCTTTCCCCAACGTGCAGAAGACAGGATGGACATCTAAAAAGCTGGCGGAAGCAATGCTGAATGAAGCTGGCGTGGCATGTCTTGCCGGCACGGCGTTCGGCAAATTCGGCGAAGGCTATCTGCGCTTCAGCATCGCCAATTCCATGGAAAACCTGGACGAAGCGCTCAAGCGTATTGATGGCTGGGCTAAGAAGAACCTGTAG
- a CDS encoding AI-2E family transporter: protein MVMDWRSHARTTGSALKNWFIAQCYDSLAVAVLWLVGLWIIGIPWAPLWAILGGVLQFIPNFGVMLSLIGPALLGALNHDHMRFFYVLILFAVIMVTDGLFLQPYLMKRTAKVPFWAALIAPIILGIIIPFWGVLLAPPLLAVVYAFRRKAETPPDQRRLDVR, encoded by the coding sequence ATGGTTATGGATTGGCGCTCCCACGCACGCACCACCGGCTCGGCGCTCAAGAACTGGTTTATCGCCCAGTGCTATGACTCTCTGGCCGTAGCAGTTCTATGGCTGGTGGGCTTATGGATCATCGGCATTCCCTGGGCACCGCTGTGGGCCATTCTGGGCGGCGTGCTTCAGTTCATTCCGAACTTCGGCGTGATGCTCTCATTGATCGGGCCGGCGCTGCTGGGAGCTTTGAATCATGATCATATGCGATTTTTCTATGTGCTGATTCTGTTCGCGGTGATCATGGTCACCGACGGTCTGTTCCTTCAGCCGTACCTGATGAAGCGCACCGCCAAAGTCCCGTTCTGGGCGGCGTTGATCGCGCCGATTATTTTGGGGATCATTATTCCCTTCTGGGGAGTGTTGCTGGCCCCGCCGCTGCTGGCGGTGGTCTATGCGTTTCGCAGGAAAGCTGAAACTCCGCCGGATCAGCGTCGGCTGGATGTTCGATAG
- a CDS encoding acyloxyacyl hydrolase gives MPSTVIWRLLFSASPRLRGAILLFGFIATSVIASAQTKPLDGQPWDFGVWAGGGFSVPGGTKDTHAINAGIRLGKVLTDDHLGGFLRGNFEWSADLIPLYYLWQPAPAQNVYAAAFNPLNLKWNFTSSARTVPYLELGGGVLFSNHAVPVNTSHVNFVTHATLGFQFFNNDRRAFTAGVRYEHISNAGLTVPNPGINTVQFQLGLNWFR, from the coding sequence ATGCCTTCAACCGTCATCTGGCGATTGCTGTTCTCCGCGTCTCCGCGCCTCCGCGGTGCGATTTTGCTTTTTGGTTTTATTGCAACGTCGGTGATTGCTAGCGCACAAACCAAACCACTTGATGGCCAACCCTGGGACTTCGGCGTGTGGGCTGGCGGCGGCTTCAGCGTCCCGGGTGGAACAAAAGATACGCATGCCATCAACGCAGGCATCCGCCTAGGCAAGGTGTTGACTGATGATCATCTCGGCGGCTTCCTGCGCGGGAATTTTGAATGGTCCGCTGACCTTATTCCGCTTTACTACCTGTGGCAGCCAGCGCCAGCTCAAAATGTCTATGCTGCCGCGTTTAATCCGCTTAACTTAAAGTGGAACTTCACCAGTTCCGCGCGTACTGTCCCGTATCTTGAACTCGGCGGCGGAGTGCTTTTCAGCAATCACGCGGTACCGGTGAATACGTCGCATGTAAACTTTGTAACGCACGCGACTCTGGGCTTTCAGTTCTTCAATAATGATCGCCGCGCTTTCACTGCCGGTGTTCGCTATGAGCACATTTCCAACGCCGGTTTGACGGTCCCGAATCCGGGAATCAACACCGTTCAGTTTCAGTTGGGATTGAATTGGTTTAGATAA
- a CDS encoding glycosyltransferase family 2 protein yields MPKFSIVVPFHNEQESVTALYDRLKAVMEATGDTFELVFVDDGSLDRTYKLLREIVTIDSRVVVVKLRRNFGQTSALAAGFAHAQGEFVIAMDGDLQHDPEDIPKFLEMLEQGYDLVSGWRKERVDNFVMRRIPSRIANWAMSKLSGVQIHDFGTTYKAYRREIIQQLPLYGELHRFIPALASWYGASICEIPIKNIVRPKGNSHYGISRTFRVFFDLITIRFLLKYMYRPLHLFGTVGMLSLLGGMGIAFWLMLSKLIWHLSVMGEHGPLLISAAVLIVFGGQMLALGLLGDLQVRNFQEPQRRVPYTVAHVLRSQSQEQAVNE; encoded by the coding sequence ATGCCGAAGTTTTCGATCGTAGTCCCATTCCATAACGAGCAGGAAAGCGTGACCGCGCTTTATGACCGGCTAAAAGCGGTCATGGAAGCCACGGGAGACACGTTCGAACTGGTATTTGTTGATGATGGCAGCCTAGATCGCACGTACAAGCTGCTGCGTGAGATCGTGACCATTGACAGCCGCGTTGTGGTGGTCAAGTTGCGCCGCAACTTCGGGCAGACTTCAGCACTGGCGGCGGGATTTGCGCACGCGCAGGGCGAATTTGTAATCGCCATGGATGGCGACCTGCAACACGATCCTGAAGATATCCCCAAATTCCTGGAAATGCTGGAACAGGGCTATGACCTGGTGAGCGGCTGGCGCAAAGAGCGTGTGGACAACTTTGTGATGCGCCGCATCCCATCGCGCATTGCCAACTGGGCCATGTCAAAGTTGAGCGGCGTGCAGATCCACGACTTCGGCACCACGTACAAGGCTTACCGCCGCGAGATCATCCAGCAACTTCCCTTGTATGGCGAGCTGCATCGTTTTATTCCCGCGCTGGCCTCGTGGTATGGCGCATCGATCTGCGAAATTCCCATCAAGAACATTGTGCGGCCTAAGGGCAATTCGCATTACGGCATCTCCCGCACGTTCCGCGTCTTCTTTGACCTGATTACAATCCGCTTTCTGCTGAAATATATGTACCGGCCGCTGCACCTGTTTGGCACCGTGGGCATGCTTTCACTGCTGGGTGGAATGGGCATCGCTTTCTGGCTGATGCTTTCCAAGTTGATCTGGCACCTAAGCGTGATGGGAGAGCACGGACCGCTGTTGATTTCCGCCGCAGTCCTGATCGTATTCGGCGGGCAGATGCTGGCGCTGGGACTGCTGGGCGATTTACAGGTAAGGAATTTCCAGGAACCTCAACGTCGCGTGCCTTATACCGTGGCGCACGTATTGCGATCGCAGAGCCAGGAACAAGCGGTCAACGAGTAA
- a CDS encoding YebC/PmpR family DNA-binding transcriptional regulator, which yields MSGHSKWATIKHKKGALDAKRGKIFTRLIKEITMAAKSGGGDVEGNPRLRTAVAAAKAENMPADNIKRAIQRGTGELEGVSYEEITFEGYGPGGVALLVEVTTDNRNRTVSEIRHAFTKGGGNMGEAGSVSWMFQKKGSIVVSKAKSKEDDLMNIVLEQGGDDLSDDGENWEITTAPNAFETVLEAVKKSGAEIVHSEIGMIPQTYMKLEGAAANSMIRLLETLEDTDDVQNVYSNFDVDQKTLEEVS from the coding sequence ATGTCCGGCCACTCAAAATGGGCCACAATCAAGCATAAAAAGGGCGCGCTGGACGCGAAGCGCGGCAAGATCTTTACCCGTCTGATCAAGGAAATCACCATGGCCGCCAAGAGCGGCGGGGGCGACGTTGAAGGCAATCCGCGCCTGCGCACGGCGGTTGCTGCCGCCAAGGCTGAGAACATGCCTGCAGACAACATCAAGAGGGCCATCCAGCGCGGCACCGGCGAACTTGAAGGCGTGAGCTATGAAGAAATCACCTTTGAGGGTTATGGTCCCGGCGGCGTGGCCCTGCTGGTGGAAGTCACCACCGACAATCGCAACCGCACGGTAAGCGAAATCCGCCATGCCTTTACCAAGGGCGGCGGAAACATGGGTGAAGCCGGCTCCGTCTCGTGGATGTTCCAGAAAAAAGGCTCCATCGTGGTTTCCAAAGCCAAGTCCAAGGAAGATGATCTAATGAACATCGTTCTTGAGCAGGGCGGCGATGACCTGAGCGACGATGGCGAGAACTGGGAAATCACCACTGCTCCCAATGCCTTTGAAACCGTCCTGGAAGCGGTAAAAAAATCCGGCGCTGAGATTGTGCATTCAGAAATCGGCATGATTCCGCAGACTTATATGAAGCTGGAAGGCGCTGCCGCCAACTCCATGATCCGCCTGCTGGAAACGCTGGAAGATACCGACGACGTTCAGAACGTTTATTCAAATTTTGACGTTGACCAGAAGACGCTGGAAGAAGTCAGCTAA
- a CDS encoding type II toxin-antitoxin system VapC family toxin encodes MRLLIDTHALLWWLTDDPALPASARKHLARAANTVLVSSASAWEIATKFRIGKLPDAGDLLAYFAGYMARERFEGLPISTDHAVRAGLLPGPHKDPFDRMLIAQAQAENVPILSNDVAFDSYSVRRIW; translated from the coding sequence ATGCGCTTGCTCATTGACACGCACGCGCTTCTCTGGTGGCTGACGGATGATCCCGCGCTGCCCGCATCGGCGAGGAAGCACCTTGCACGAGCAGCCAATACTGTCCTTGTAAGCTCCGCTTCGGCCTGGGAGATCGCGACAAAGTTCCGGATCGGAAAGCTACCGGACGCCGGCGATCTGCTGGCGTACTTTGCTGGCTACATGGCCCGGGAACGTTTTGAAGGTCTGCCTATTTCCACCGACCACGCTGTGCGCGCTGGCTTATTGCCGGGGCCGCACAAAGACCCGTTTGATCGTATGCTGATTGCCCAGGCCCAGGCGGAGAACGTTCCGATCCTTAGCAATGACGTGGCGTTTGATTCGTACAGTGTCCGACGAATCTGGTGA
- the purQ gene encoding phosphoribosylformylglycinamidine synthase subunit PurQ has protein sequence MKFGVIIFPGSNCDQDSYNAAIAATGQQATMLWHDSHDLENCDAIIVPGGFAYGDYLRTGAIAKFAPIMDQVRKFAASGGLVIGICNGFQILCEAGLLPGALLRNAGLKYVCKFVDLRVENAETPFTNACKKGEVLRIPIGHMEGNYYCDAQTLEALKRQNRIVFRYSTPEGEITAEANPNGSLDNIAGICNEGSNVLGMMPHPDRCSESLLGSADGAKIFRSMITAPVITR, from the coding sequence ATGAAATTTGGCGTCATCATCTTTCCCGGCTCCAATTGCGATCAGGATAGCTACAACGCGGCCATTGCCGCCACCGGCCAGCAGGCGACGATGCTCTGGCATGATTCGCACGACCTGGAAAATTGTGACGCCATCATTGTGCCGGGCGGCTTTGCCTATGGCGATTACCTGCGCACCGGAGCGATTGCCAAATTCGCGCCGATCATGGACCAGGTGCGAAAATTTGCCGCATCCGGCGGTTTGGTCATCGGCATCTGCAATGGCTTTCAAATCCTGTGTGAAGCGGGCCTTCTGCCCGGCGCTCTCTTGCGTAATGCGGGACTGAAATATGTCTGCAAGTTTGTCGATCTGCGCGTGGAAAATGCTGAAACGCCGTTCACCAATGCGTGCAAAAAAGGCGAGGTGCTCAGGATTCCCATCGGCCACATGGAAGGGAATTACTATTGCGACGCTCAGACGCTCGAAGCGCTCAAGCGCCAGAACCGCATCGTCTTCCGCTATTCAACTCCGGAAGGAGAGATCACTGCGGAAGCCAATCCCAACGGATCGCTCGATAACATTGCCGGCATTTGCAATGAAGGAAGCAACGTTCTTGGCATGATGCCGCATCCCGACCGCTGCAGTGAATCTCTGCTTGGCTCGGCAGACGGCGCAAAAATTTTCCGCTCGATGATCACCGCGCCGGTCATTACGCGCTGA
- a CDS encoding type II toxin-antitoxin system prevent-host-death family antitoxin translates to MKTFTIHEAKTNLSKLIEQACQGEEVVIARGPEPVVRLVPIADVKGRRQPGALRGKLHAGPEFFEPLADEELARWE, encoded by the coding sequence ATGAAGACCTTTACCATCCATGAAGCTAAAACCAACCTCTCGAAGTTGATAGAACAAGCGTGCCAGGGGGAAGAGGTTGTGATCGCACGCGGCCCTGAGCCGGTTGTCCGCCTTGTCCCCATAGCCGATGTAAAAGGTCGTCGTCAGCCGGGCGCGTTGCGCGGCAAATTACATGCTGGCCCGGAGTTTTTTGAACCGCTAGCAGACGAAGAACTGGCGCGCTGGGAATAG